One Beggiatoa leptomitoformis DNA segment encodes these proteins:
- a CDS encoding transglutaminase family protein: MKYRVTHKTLYSYNAPVSLCHNEAHLAPRSSLYQTCSKSKLSVKPTPAVQYEHVDYFGNSVSYFAIQSPHKVLTVTAVSEIDINQQPFELETARNSPPWETVRDLLQDRQILQAATIEAREYLLDSPFVTVHHLLKAFAEVSFFPNRPILEACLDLMHRVFTEFKYDPNFTTIVTPILEVLEHKRGVCQDFAHLMIGCLRSLGLAARYVSGYLETLPPPGQVKLQGSDASHAWLAVYVPELGWIDFDPTNDQIPINQHITTAWGRDYSDVTPLKGVIFGGGDHMLTVAVDVEKIEA; the protein is encoded by the coding sequence ATGAAGTATCGCGTCACGCATAAAACACTTTATAGTTACAACGCGCCTGTGTCTTTATGCCACAACGAAGCCCATCTTGCCCCGCGTAGCTCGCTTTATCAAACCTGCTCTAAAAGTAAGCTGTCAGTAAAACCAACGCCTGCTGTTCAGTATGAGCATGTTGATTACTTTGGAAATTCTGTTAGCTACTTTGCGATTCAATCACCTCATAAAGTCTTAACTGTAACGGCGGTGAGTGAAATAGACATTAATCAACAGCCTTTTGAACTTGAAACCGCACGCAACTCGCCACCATGGGAAACAGTGCGTGATTTATTACAAGACCGCCAAATATTACAAGCCGCTACCATTGAAGCACGTGAGTATTTATTAGATTCCCCTTTTGTAACTGTACACCACTTGTTAAAAGCGTTTGCTGAGGTGTCTTTTTTCCCCAATCGCCCCATTTTAGAAGCCTGTTTAGATTTAATGCATCGCGTTTTTACCGAATTCAAATATGACCCCAATTTTACAACCATTGTGACACCTATTTTAGAGGTGTTAGAGCATAAACGTGGTGTTTGTCAGGATTTTGCACATCTGATGATTGGTTGTTTACGCTCATTAGGACTGGCTGCCCGTTATGTCAGTGGCTACCTAGAAACCCTTCCTCCCCCCGGACAAGTAAAGTTACAAGGGAGTGATGCGTCTCATGCGTGGTTAGCTGTTTATGTGCCTGAATTAGGTTGGATTGATTTTGATCCAACCAATGATCAAATCCCAATCAATCAACATATCACCACAGCTTGGGGACGTGATTATAGTGATGTTACACCCTTAAAGGGGGTTATTTTTGGGGGAGGGGATCACATGCTAACGGTTGCTGTAGATGTGGAAAAAATAGAAGCGTAG
- a CDS encoding EF-hand domain-containing protein, producing the protein MKRTILSAVAVMTVLTANVAFAGDRPERTPPSPEKIKEMKTAMFKKIDSNSDGSISKEELEAAPIPKHADEQKVEKRREMAFEKLDTNSDGSISLEEFLAAEHPKKPM; encoded by the coding sequence ATGAAACGCACCATTTTATCCGCTGTTGCTGTTATGACTGTCTTAACCGCCAATGTCGCTTTTGCAGGTGACCGTCCTGAACGTACCCCCCCTTCTCCTGAAAAAATAAAAGAGATGAAGACGGCTATGTTCAAAAAGATAGACAGCAATAGTGATGGCTCTATTTCTAAAGAGGAATTAGAAGCCGCACCTATACCTAAACATGCAGATGAACAGAAGGTGGAAAAACGCCGCGAAATGGCGTTTGAAAAATTGGATACCAACAGTGACGGTTCCATTTCTTTAGAAGAATTTTTGGCGGCAGAACACCCCAAAAAACCCATGTAA
- the rfbC gene encoding dTDP-4-dehydrorhamnose 3,5-epimerase: MKVIKTAIPEVLLIEPRVFGDERGFFLESYNQQRYIDAGVTERFVQDNHSHSAKNVLRGLHFQREHPQGKLVYVTKGIVFDVAVDIRKDSPTYKKWVGAILTADNHHQFYVPAGFAHGFCVLSDTADFHYKCTEYYHPKDEASLRWDDPDIGITWPISKPILSQKDADAPYLNGL, from the coding sequence ATGAAAGTGATAAAAACCGCTATTCCTGAAGTGTTATTAATAGAACCGCGCGTATTTGGCGATGAACGGGGCTTTTTTTTAGAAAGCTACAATCAACAACGTTACATAGACGCAGGCGTAACAGAACGTTTTGTGCAAGATAATCACTCGCATTCTGCAAAAAACGTTTTACGTGGGCTACATTTTCAACGTGAACATCCACAAGGAAAATTAGTTTATGTTACAAAAGGTATTGTGTTTGATGTAGCCGTTGATATCCGCAAAGACTCACCGACATATAAAAAATGGGTTGGGGCAATTTTAACCGCAGATAATCACCATCAATTTTATGTTCCCGCAGGCTTTGCGCATGGGTTTTGTGTGTTGTCAGACACTGCAGATTTTCATTATAAATGCACGGAATACTATCATCCTAAAGATGAAGCTAGCTTACGTTGGGATGACCCAGACATTGGGATTACATGGCCTATTTCCAAACCAATATTATCTCAAAAAGATGCGGACGCGCCGTATTTAAACGGGTTATAA